A region of Pseudomonas sp. Marseille-Q3773 DNA encodes the following proteins:
- the secY gene encoding preprotein translocase subunit SecY encodes MAKQGALSSLGKGGMSELWARLRFLFMAIIVYRIGAHIPVPGINPDRLADLFRQNEGTILSLFNMFSGGALERMSIFALGIMPYISASIIMQLMTAVSPQLEQLKKEGEAGRRKISQYTRYGTVILALVQAIGMSIGLANQGVAFSVGLGFHVVAVSTFVAGAMFMMWLGEQITERGVGNGISMLIFAGIVAGLPRAIGQSFESARTGDINIFALVAIGLLAVAIIGFVVFIERGQRRIAVHYAKRQQGRKVFAAQTSHLPLKVNMAGVIPAIFASSILLFPASLGAWFGQSEGMGWLQDISQSIAPGQPLNILLFSAGIIFFCFFYTALMFNPKDVAENLKKSGAFIPGIRPGEQSARYIDGVLTRLTMFGALYMMAVCLLPQFLVVAANVPFYLGGTSLLIVVVVVMDFMSQVQSHLVSHQYESLMKKANLKGYGGSGLLR; translated from the coding sequence ATGGCTAAGCAAGGTGCTCTCTCTTCGCTCGGTAAGGGCGGGATGTCGGAACTCTGGGCTCGTCTGCGCTTTCTGTTCATGGCGATCATCGTCTATCGGATAGGTGCGCATATCCCGGTTCCTGGCATCAATCCAGACCGTCTGGCGGATCTGTTTCGGCAGAATGAGGGGACCATTCTTAGCTTGTTCAACATGTTTTCCGGTGGCGCGCTCGAGCGCATGAGCATCTTTGCACTGGGGATCATGCCGTACATTTCGGCATCGATCATCATGCAGCTGATGACGGCGGTCAGCCCGCAACTGGAGCAGTTGAAGAAGGAAGGTGAAGCTGGCCGTCGCAAGATCAGCCAGTACACCCGCTACGGCACCGTTATCCTGGCACTGGTTCAAGCCATTGGCATGTCCATTGGCCTGGCCAACCAGGGCGTGGCGTTTTCTGTAGGTCTGGGCTTCCATGTCGTTGCCGTCTCCACCTTCGTGGCTGGCGCGATGTTCATGATGTGGCTGGGCGAGCAGATCACCGAGCGCGGTGTGGGCAACGGTATCTCGATGTTGATCTTCGCAGGTATCGTTGCCGGTCTTCCGAGAGCAATCGGGCAGTCTTTCGAGTCTGCACGCACAGGCGATATCAACATTTTCGCCCTGGTCGCTATCGGTTTGCTGGCAGTAGCGATTATCGGCTTCGTGGTGTTCATTGAGCGTGGTCAGCGTCGTATCGCCGTTCACTACGCCAAGCGTCAGCAGGGCCGCAAGGTCTTCGCTGCGCAGACCAGCCACCTGCCGCTGAAGGTGAACATGGCCGGGGTTATCCCAGCCATTTTCGCGAGCAGCATTCTGCTGTTCCCGGCTTCGCTGGGTGCCTGGTTCGGTCAGTCCGAAGGTATGGGCTGGCTGCAGGACATCTCGCAGTCGATCGCTCCTGGTCAGCCGTTGAACATTCTGCTGTTTAGTGCAGGGATCATTTTCTTCTGCTTCTTCTACACAGCGTTGATGTTCAACCCGAAAGACGTAGCGGAAAACCTGAAGAAGTCCGGTGCCTTTATTCCGGGTATCCGTCCTGGTGAGCAGTCGGCACGCTACATTGATGGCGTTCTGACCCGTCTGACCATGTTCGGTGCTCTTTACATGATGGCCGTCTGCCTTCTGCCCCAGTTCCTGGTGGTGGCAGCAAATGTGCCGTTCTACCTTGGCGGGACCTCGTTGCTGATTGTGGTAGTGGTTGTGATGGACTTCATGTCCCAAGTACAATCGCACCTCGTTTCGCACCAGTACGAATCCCTGATGAAGAAAGCCAACCTGAAAGGCTACGGTGGCAGCGGTCTGCTGCGCTGA
- the rpsD gene encoding 30S ribosomal protein S4, with translation MARYIGPKCKLSRREGTDLFLKSGVRALESKCNIEAAPGIHGQRRGRQSDYGTQLREKQKVRRIYGVLERQFRGYYQAAASKKGATGENLLQLLECRLDNVVYRMGFGSTRAESRQLVSHKAISVNGKTVNIPSYQVRPGDVVAVREKSSNQLRIVQALELCAQRGRVEWVDVDAAKKSGVFKNVPARSDLSADINENLIVELYSK, from the coding sequence ATGGCACGTTACATTGGTCCAAAATGCAAACTGTCTCGCCGTGAAGGCACTGACCTGTTCCTGAAGAGCGGCGTTCGCGCTCTGGAATCGAAGTGCAACATCGAAGCAGCCCCAGGTATCCACGGCCAGCGCCGTGGCCGTCAGTCCGACTACGGTACCCAGCTGCGCGAGAAGCAAAAAGTTCGTCGTATCTATGGTGTTCTGGAGCGTCAGTTCCGCGGTTACTACCAGGCTGCAGCCTCGAAAAAAGGCGCAACCGGTGAGAACCTGCTGCAACTGCTCGAGTGCCGTCTGGATAACGTCGTCTACCGTATGGGCTTCGGTTCGACTCGCGCCGAATCCCGTCAGCTGGTTTCGCACAAAGCGATCAGCGTCAACGGTAAGACTGTGAACATTCCATCCTACCAAGTTCGTCCGGGTGACGTGGTCGCGGTTCGCGAGAAGTCGTCGAACCAGCTGCGCATTGTTCAAGCCCTTGAACTGTGCGCCCAGCGTGGCCGCGTTGAGTGGGTTGATGTGGATGCTGCTAAAAAGTCGGGCGTTTTCAAGAACGTTCCTGCTCGCAGCGACCTGTCTGCCGACATCAACGAGAACCTGATTGTCGAGCTCTACTCCAAGTAA
- the rplO gene encoding 50S ribosomal protein L15 has protein sequence MKLNDLSPAPGSRREKHRPGRGIGSGLGKTGGRGHKGQTSRSGGTIAPGFEGGQQPLHRRLPKFGFVSLKAMDRAEVRLSELAKVEGDVISVQSLKDANVIGQNVQRVKIMLSGEVTRAVTIKGIAATKGARAAIEAAGGKFEE, from the coding sequence ATGAAACTCAATGATCTGAGTCCAGCGCCGGGTTCCCGTCGCGAGAAGCATCGTCCGGGTCGTGGTATCGGTAGCGGTTTGGGCAAGACTGGTGGCCGTGGTCACAAAGGTCAGACCTCCCGTTCCGGTGGCACCATCGCTCCGGGCTTCGAAGGCGGTCAACAGCCGCTGCACCGTCGTCTGCCGAAATTCGGCTTCGTTTCCCTGAAAGCCATGGACCGCGCCGAAGTGCGTCTGTCCGAGCTGGCCAAGGTGGAAGGCGACGTGATCTCCGTGCAATCCCTGAAGGATGCCAACGTGATCGGCCAGAACGTACAGCGCGTGAAAATCATGCTGTCTGGCGAAGTCACTCGCGCAGTCACCATCAAGGGTATCGCAGCCACCAAGGGTGCGCGTGCGGCTATCGAAGCAGCTGGCGGCAAGTTCGAGGAATAA
- the rplQ gene encoding 50S ribosomal protein L17, producing the protein MRHRKSGRHLSRTSSHRKAMFQNMAVSLIEHELIKTTLPKAKELRRVAEPLITLAKEDSVANRRLAFDRTRSKSAVGKLFNDLGKRYATRQGGYLRILKCGFRAGDNAPMAYVELVDRPVGGAVEAAE; encoded by the coding sequence ATGCGTCATCGTAAAAGTGGACGTCACCTGAGCCGTACCAGCTCTCACCGCAAGGCTATGTTCCAGAACATGGCAGTGTCGCTGATCGAGCACGAGCTGATCAAAACCACCCTGCCGAAAGCCAAGGAACTGCGCCGCGTTGCCGAGCCGCTGATCACCCTGGCCAAGGAAGACAGCGTAGCTAACCGCCGTTTGGCCTTCGACCGTACCCGTTCGAAGTCCGCTGTTGGCAAGCTGTTCAACGACCTGGGCAAGCGTTACGCCACCCGTCAGGGCGGCTACCTGCGCATCCTGAAGTGCGGTTTCCGCGCTGGCGACAACGCTCCTATGGCGTACGTCGAGCTGGTTGATCGTCCGGTCGGCGGTGCTGTAGAAGCTGCTGAGTAA
- the rplR gene encoding 50S ribosomal protein L18, which produces MTDKKVTRLRRARKARLKMHELEVVRLCVFRSSQHIYAQVISADGSKVLASASTLDKELRDGATGNIDAATKVGKLVAERAKAAGVSQVAFDRSGFKYHGRVKALADAAREGGLEF; this is translated from the coding sequence ATGACCGACAAAAAAGTTACTCGACTGCGTCGCGCTCGCAAAGCACGCCTCAAGATGCACGAACTCGAAGTCGTGCGCCTGTGCGTGTTCCGCTCCTCGCAGCACATCTACGCCCAGGTCATTTCGGCCGACGGCAGCAAGGTTCTGGCAAGCGCCTCGACCTTGGACAAAGAACTGCGTGATGGCGCCACTGGCAACATCGACGCGGCCACTAAGGTTGGCAAGCTGGTAGCTGAGCGTGCGAAAGCCGCCGGTGTATCTCAAGTTGCCTTTGACCGTTCCGGCTTCAAGTACCACGGCCGCGTCAAGGCGCTGGCTGATGCTGCTCGTGAAGGCGGGCTGGAGTTCTAA
- the rpsM gene encoding 30S ribosomal protein S13 yields the protein MARIAGVNIPDNKHAVISLTYIYGVGRTTAQKICADAGVNPAAKIKDLSDEQIETLRGEVAKFTTEGDLRRDINMKIKRLMDLGCYRGLRHRKGLPVRGQRTKTNARTRKGPRKPIRK from the coding sequence ATGGCCCGTATTGCAGGCGTCAACATTCCAGATAACAAGCATGCTGTTATCTCGCTGACCTACATCTATGGTGTCGGTCGCACTACTGCACAGAAGATCTGTGCAGACGCTGGTGTAAACCCAGCCGCTAAGATCAAGGATCTGAGCGACGAGCAAATCGAAACCCTGCGTGGCGAAGTCGCGAAGTTCACCACTGAAGGTGACCTGCGTCGTGACATCAACATGAAGATCAAGCGCTTGATGGACCTGGGTTGCTACCGCGGCCTGCGTCATCGTAAAGGTCTGCCGGTTCGCGGTCAGCGCACCAAGACCAACGCACGCACCCGTAAGGGCCCGCGTAAGCCGATCCGCAAGTAA
- the bfr gene encoding bacterioferritin gives MQGHPDVINYLVTLLKGELAARDQYFIHSRMYEDWGLSKLYERINHEMEEETQHADALMRRILMLEGTPDMRADDLEVGSTVPEMIEADLKLEYKVRGALCKGIELCELHKDYISRDILRAQLADTEEDHTYWLEKQQGLIKAIGLENYLQSQM, from the coding sequence ATGCAAGGTCACCCGGACGTAATCAATTACCTCGTTACGCTGCTGAAGGGCGAACTGGCGGCGCGCGACCAGTACTTCATTCACTCGCGTATGTACGAAGACTGGGGCCTGTCCAAGCTCTACGAGCGCATCAACCACGAAATGGAAGAAGAGACGCAGCACGCCGATGCCCTGATGCGTCGCATCCTCATGCTTGAAGGCACCCCCGACATGCGCGCGGACGACCTGGAAGTGGGCAGCACCGTGCCGGAAATGATCGAGGCCGACCTCAAGCTCGAGTACAAGGTACGCGGCGCGCTGTGCAAAGGCATCGAGCTGTGCGAGCTGCACAAGGATTACATCAGCCGCGACATTCTGCGCGCTCAGTTGGCTGATACCGAAGAAGATCACACCTACTGGCTGGAAAAGCAGCAGGGGCTGATCAAGGCCATTGGCCTCGAGAATTACCTGCAGTCGCAGATGTAA
- the rpmD gene encoding 50S ribosomal protein L30, producing MATVKVTLIKSTAGRLPNHKLCVKGLGLRRIGHTVEVQDTPENRGMINKAYYMLKVEG from the coding sequence ATGGCAACCGTAAAAGTAACGCTGATCAAGAGCACTGCCGGCCGTCTGCCTAACCACAAACTGTGCGTTAAAGGCCTGGGTCTGCGTCGCATCGGTCACACTGTAGAAGTCCAGGATACTCCCGAGAACCGCGGGATGATCAACAAGGCTTACTACATGCTGAAGGTCGAGGGTTAA
- the rpoA gene encoding DNA-directed RNA polymerase subunit alpha — translation MQISVNEFLTPRHIDVQVVSPTRAKITLEPLERGFGHTLGNALRRILLSSMPGCAVVEAEIDGVLHEYSAIEGVQEDVIEILLNLKGLAIKLHGRDEVTLTLSKKGSGVVTAADIQLDHDVEIVNPDHVIANLASNGALNMKLTVARGRGYEPADSRQTDEDESRSIGRLQLDASFSPVRRIAYVVENARVEQRTNLDKLVIDLETNGTLDPEEAIRRAATILQQQLAAFVDLKGDSEPVVVEQEDEIDPILLRPVDDLELTVRSANCLKAENIYYIGDLIQRTEVELLKTPNLGKKSLTEIKDVLASRGLSLGMRLDNWPPASLKKDDKATA, via the coding sequence ATGCAGATTTCGGTAAATGAGTTCCTGACTCCCCGCCACATTGATGTGCAGGTTGTCAGTCCGACCCGCGCCAAGATCACGCTCGAGCCTCTCGAGCGTGGTTTCGGCCATACCCTGGGCAACGCGCTGCGCCGCATCCTGTTGTCCTCCATGCCTGGCTGTGCAGTAGTCGAGGCCGAGATCGATGGCGTACTCCACGAGTACTCCGCGATCGAAGGTGTACAGGAAGACGTCATTGAAATCCTGTTGAACCTGAAAGGCCTGGCTATCAAGCTGCACGGTCGTGACGAAGTTACGCTGACCTTGTCGAAAAAGGGTTCGGGGGTGGTTACCGCTGCCGATATTCAGCTGGATCACGATGTCGAGATCGTCAACCCCGATCACGTAATCGCGAACCTGGCGTCGAACGGCGCCCTGAACATGAAGCTCACCGTAGCTCGTGGTCGTGGTTACGAGCCGGCCGACTCCCGTCAAACCGACGAAGACGAAAGCCGTAGCATTGGCCGTCTGCAGCTGGACGCTTCGTTCAGCCCGGTGCGTCGTATCGCCTATGTGGTCGAGAACGCCCGTGTTGAACAGCGTACCAACCTGGACAAGCTGGTCATTGATCTGGAAACCAACGGCACCCTGGATCCTGAAGAGGCTATCCGCCGCGCCGCGACCATCCTGCAACAGCAGCTGGCCGCGTTCGTCGACCTCAAAGGTGACAGCGAGCCTGTCGTAGTCGAGCAGGAAGACGAGATCGATCCGATCCTGCTGCGTCCGGTTGACGACCTGGAACTGACTGTACGTTCGGCCAACTGCCTCAAGGCGGAGAACATCTACTACATCGGCGACCTGATTCAGCGTACCGAAGTAGAGCTGTTGAAGACTCCTAACCTGGGCAAGAAGTCCCTGACTGAAATCAAGGACGTGCTGGCCTCTCGTGGTCTGTCTCTCGGCATGCGCCTCGACAACTGGCCGCCTGCAAGTCTTAAGAAAGACGACAAGGCGACCGCCTGA
- the rplE gene encoding 50S ribosomal protein L5, translating to MARLKEIYRNEIAPKLKEELKLSNVMEVPRVTKITLNMGLGEAIGDKKVIEHAVADLEKITGQKPVVTFARKSIAGFKVREGWPIGVKVTLRRDKMYEFLDRLLAISLPRVRDFRGLNAKSFDGRGNYSMGVKEQIIFPEIDYDKIDALRGLDITLTTTARSDDEGRALLRAFKFPFRN from the coding sequence ATGGCACGACTGAAAGAGATTTACCGGAACGAAATCGCTCCTAAGCTTAAGGAAGAACTTAAGCTGTCGAACGTGATGGAAGTTCCGCGCGTTACCAAGATCACCCTGAACATGGGTCTGGGCGAAGCGATCGGCGACAAGAAAGTCATCGAGCACGCTGTTGCCGACCTGGAAAAGATCACCGGTCAAAAGCCGGTCGTGACTTTCGCTCGTAAATCCATCGCGGGCTTCAAGGTCCGTGAGGGCTGGCCGATCGGCGTCAAGGTGACCCTGCGTCGCGACAAGATGTACGAATTCCTGGACCGCCTGCTGGCGATCTCCCTGCCTCGGGTACGCGACTTCCGCGGCCTGAATGCCAAGTCCTTCGATGGCCGTGGCAACTACAGCATGGGCGTGAAAGAGCAGATCATCTTCCCGGAAATCGATTACGACAAGATCGATGCTCTGCGCGGTTTGGACATCACCCTGACCACCACTGCTCGTTCGGATGACGAAGGCCGCGCTCTGCTGCGTGCTTTCAAGTTCCCGTTCCGCAACTGA
- a CDS encoding catalase yields MSKILTTASGAPVADNQNSRSAGPRGPLLLDDFHLIEKLAHFNRENIPERRVHAKGSGAYGTFTVTRDITGYTSAKLFEQVGKQTETFLRFSTVGGERGSADTERDPRGFAVKFYTEEGNWDIVGNNTPVFFIRDPLKFPDFIHTQKRHPQSNLKNAQMMWDFWSHSPEALHQVTILFSDRGIPDGYRHMHGFGSHTYSLINAKGERTWVKWHFKTQQGIKNLAPADAARLAGTDPDYAQRDLFEAIERGDYPRWTVCIQVMSEAEAASRDENPFDVTKTWSQKDYPLIEVGVLELNRNPLNYFAEVEQAAFGPSNMVPGVGLSPDRMLQGRVFAYADAHRYRVGTNHQQLPVNAPRCPVNSYQRDGSMAAGSYGSAPNYEPNSYNNAPKQSPRHAEPALALNGSADRYDHREDTDYYSHAGALFRLMNDEQKALLINNIAGTMAGVSEDVIQRQLQYFFKADPAYGEGVAKALGINLT; encoded by the coding sequence ATGAGCAAGATTCTCACCACCGCCAGTGGTGCACCTGTAGCAGATAATCAGAATTCCCGTTCCGCCGGACCGCGCGGCCCGCTGCTGCTCGACGACTTCCACCTGATCGAGAAGCTCGCCCACTTCAACCGCGAGAACATTCCTGAGCGCCGCGTACACGCAAAAGGCTCGGGCGCCTACGGCACCTTTACCGTCACCCGCGATATCACCGGTTACACCAGTGCCAAGTTGTTTGAACAGGTTGGCAAGCAGACCGAAACCTTTCTGCGCTTCTCCACTGTTGGTGGTGAGCGTGGCTCCGCAGATACCGAGCGCGACCCCCGTGGTTTTGCCGTCAAGTTCTACACCGAGGAAGGCAACTGGGACATCGTCGGTAACAACACGCCGGTGTTCTTCATCCGCGACCCACTGAAGTTCCCGGACTTTATCCACACCCAGAAGCGTCACCCGCAATCCAACCTGAAGAACGCTCAGATGATGTGGGACTTCTGGTCGCACTCTCCCGAGGCGCTGCATCAGGTCACCATTCTGTTCTCCGATCGCGGCATTCCGGACGGCTACCGCCACATGCACGGCTTCGGTAGCCATACCTACAGCCTGATCAATGCCAAGGGTGAACGCACCTGGGTCAAATGGCACTTCAAGACCCAGCAAGGCATCAAGAACCTCGCACCGGCAGATGCCGCGCGCCTGGCAGGTACCGACCCGGACTACGCCCAGCGCGACCTGTTCGAGGCCATCGAGCGGGGCGATTACCCACGCTGGACCGTATGCATCCAGGTGATGAGCGAGGCCGAGGCTGCCAGCCGCGACGAAAACCCCTTTGACGTTACCAAGACCTGGTCGCAGAAGGACTATCCGTTGATTGAAGTGGGCGTGCTGGAGCTCAACCGTAACCCGCTGAACTACTTTGCCGAGGTCGAGCAGGCTGCGTTTGGCCCGAGCAACATGGTGCCGGGTGTTGGCCTGTCGCCGGACCGCATGCTGCAAGGGCGGGTATTCGCCTACGCCGACGCGCACCGCTACCGGGTGGGCACCAACCACCAGCAGCTGCCGGTGAATGCACCACGCTGCCCGGTCAACAGCTACCAGCGTGATGGTTCCATGGCCGCTGGCAGTTATGGCAGCGCGCCGAACTATGAGCCCAACAGCTACAACAATGCACCGAAGCAGTCGCCACGCCACGCCGAGCCTGCGCTGGCCCTGAATGGTTCCGCAGACCGTTACGACCACCGCGAAGACACCGACTACTACAGCCACGCCGGTGCGCTGTTCCGCCTGATGAACGATGAGCAGAAAGCCCTGCTGATAAACAACATTGCCGGCACCATGGCAGGCGTCAGCGAAGATGTGATACAGCGTCAGCTGCAATACTTCTTCAAGGCCGATCCGGCCTATGGCGAAGGGGTTGCCAAGGCCTTGGGCATCAATCTCACCTAA
- the rpsK gene encoding 30S ribosomal protein S11, protein MAKPAARPRKKVKKTVVDGIAHIHASFNNTIVTITDRQGNALSWATSGGSGFRGSRKSTPFAAQIAAERAGQAALEYGLKNLDVNVKGPGPGRESAVRALNSCGYKIASITDVTPIPHNGCRPPKKRRV, encoded by the coding sequence ATGGCAAAACCTGCTGCTCGTCCTCGTAAGAAAGTCAAAAAGACAGTGGTTGATGGCATCGCCCACATCCATGCCTCTTTCAACAACACCATCGTGACCATCACCGACCGTCAGGGCAACGCTTTGTCCTGGGCGACCTCCGGTGGTTCGGGTTTCCGTGGTTCGCGCAAATCCACCCCGTTCGCAGCCCAGATCGCTGCTGAGCGTGCTGGTCAAGCTGCGCTGGAATACGGTCTGAAGAACCTCGACGTGAACGTCAAGGGTCCAGGTCCAGGTCGTGAGTCCGCCGTTCGTGCACTGAACAGCTGCGGCTACAAGATCGCCAGCATCACCGACGTGACGCCAATCCCGCACAACGGGTGCCGTCCGCCGAAGAAGCGTCGCGTGTAA
- the rpsN gene encoding 30S ribosomal protein S14, giving the protein MAKKSMKNRELKRQLTVAKFAKKRAELKATIVNLNASPEERFAAVVALQKQPRDASASRLRNRCRLTGRPHGVYRKFGLGRNMLRAAAMRGDVPGLVKASW; this is encoded by the coding sequence ATGGCCAAGAAGAGCATGAAGAACCGCGAGCTGAAGCGTCAGCTCACGGTAGCAAAGTTCGCTAAGAAGCGTGCTGAGCTGAAAGCGACCATCGTCAACCTGAACGCCTCTCCTGAAGAGCGTTTCGCTGCCGTTGTCGCTCTGCAGAAGCAGCCACGTGACGCTAGCGCCTCGCGTCTGCGCAACCGTTGCCGCCTGACCGGTCGTCCTCACGGTGTATACCGTAAGTTCGGCCTGGGCCGTAACATGCTGCGTGCCGCTGCAATGCGCGGTGACGTACCAGGTCTGGTCAAGGCCTCCTGGTAA
- the rpsH gene encoding 30S ribosomal protein S8 yields the protein MSMQDPLADMLTRIRNAQMAEKSVVSMPSSTLKVAVAKVLKDEGYIAGYQVTGEAKPSLSIELKYFEGRPVIEELKRSSRPGLRQYKSVAELPKVRGGLGVSIVSTNKGVMTDRAARAAGVGGEVLCTVF from the coding sequence ATGAGTATGCAGGACCCGTTAGCGGACATGCTAACTCGCATCCGTAATGCCCAGATGGCTGAAAAGTCCGTCGTAAGCATGCCTTCCTCCACCCTGAAGGTCGCGGTTGCCAAAGTTCTGAAGGACGAAGGTTACATCGCTGGCTACCAGGTAACTGGTGAGGCCAAGCCTTCCCTGTCGATCGAACTGAAGTACTTCGAAGGCCGTCCGGTCATCGAGGAACTGAAGCGCTCCAGCCGTCCAGGCCTGCGCCAGTACAAGTCCGTCGCAGAGCTGCCGAAAGTACGTGGCGGCCTGGGCGTGTCTATCGTCTCCACCAACAAAGGTGTGATGACTGATCGCGCTGCGCGCGCTGCCGGTGTCGGCGGCGAAGTTCTGTGCACAGTGTTCTAA
- the rpmJ gene encoding 50S ribosomal protein L36 → MKVRASVKKLCRNCKIIRREGVVRVICSAEPRHKQRQG, encoded by the coding sequence ATGAAAGTTCGTGCATCGGTGAAAAAGCTGTGCCGTAACTGCAAGATCATCCGTCGCGAAGGCGTCGTACGAGTGATCTGCAGCGCGGAACCGCGTCACAAACAGCGCCAAGGCTGA
- the rplF gene encoding 50S ribosomal protein L6, whose product MSRVAKNPVKLPAGVEVKFAGQQLSVKGAKGTLELNVHSSVEVTEEAGELRFAARNGDQQARAMAGTTRALVNNMVQGVSQGFERKLQLIGVGYKAQAKGTVLNLALGFSHPVDYELPAGITAETPSQTDILIKGIDKQLVGQVAAEIRDFRPPEPYKGKGVRYADEVVRRKEAKKK is encoded by the coding sequence ATGTCTCGCGTCGCTAAGAACCCCGTTAAGCTGCCAGCAGGCGTCGAAGTCAAATTCGCCGGCCAGCAGCTTTCGGTGAAGGGTGCCAAAGGCACTCTCGAACTGAACGTTCACTCGTCTGTTGAAGTTACCGAAGAAGCTGGTGAGCTGCGTTTCGCTGCTCGCAACGGTGACCAGCAAGCTCGCGCCATGGCCGGTACCACCCGCGCTCTGGTGAACAACATGGTCCAGGGCGTAAGCCAAGGCTTCGAGCGCAAGCTCCAGCTGATCGGTGTTGGTTACAAGGCACAGGCCAAGGGCACCGTCCTGAACCTGGCTCTGGGCTTCTCGCACCCAGTGGACTACGAACTGCCAGCCGGTATCACCGCTGAAACCCCAAGCCAGACCGACATCCTGATCAAGGGTATCGACAAGCAGCTGGTGGGTCAGGTGGCCGCTGAAATCCGCGACTTCCGTCCGCCAGAGCCTTACAAAGGCAAGGGTGTGCGTTACGCGGACGAAGTAGTCCGTCGTAAAGAAGCCAAGAAGAAGTAG
- the rpsE gene encoding 30S ribosomal protein S5: protein MANNDQKRDEGYIEKLVQVNRVAKTVKGGRIFTFTALTVVGDGKGRVGFGRGKSREVPAAIQKAMEAARRNMIQVDLKGTTLQYATKAAHGASKVYMQPASEGTGIIAGGAMRAVLEVAGVQNVLAKCYGSTNPVNVVYATFKGLKAMQSPESIAAKRGKSVEEII from the coding sequence ATGGCAAATAACGATCAAAAGCGCGACGAAGGCTACATCGAGAAGCTGGTTCAAGTTAACCGCGTTGCCAAAACCGTAAAAGGCGGCCGTATCTTCACCTTCACCGCGCTGACCGTGGTAGGTGATGGTAAAGGTCGTGTTGGCTTCGGCCGTGGCAAGTCGCGCGAAGTACCTGCTGCGATCCAGAAAGCCATGGAAGCTGCTCGCCGCAACATGATCCAGGTTGACCTGAAGGGCACCACCCTGCAGTACGCCACCAAGGCTGCCCACGGCGCCTCGAAGGTTTACATGCAGCCTGCCTCGGAAGGTACCGGTATCATCGCCGGTGGCGCAATGCGTGCTGTCCTGGAAGTTGCTGGTGTTCAGAACGTTCTGGCCAAGTGCTACGGTTCGACCAACCCTGTGAACGTGGTTTACGCCACCTTCAAGGGCCTGAAAGCCATGCAATCTCCTGAATCCATTGCTGCCAAGCGCGGCAAGAGCGTTGAGGAGATCATCTGA